The following are encoded together in the Deltaproteobacteria bacterium genome:
- a CDS encoding DUF190 domain-containing protein, giving the protein MTIYLNNTDQWHHQALYLAILELLRREGCAGATVMKGVAGFGGSRHIKVAGLVDVVMDVPLMVTWIDRPDRVERVLPRLAEMVTAGLITVADTQIYQYAAPLREGLPDVAVEEVMTRTVTTVQPHAPLVEVVEKLIDKDYTALPVVDEANRVVGIISDTDLLERGDMAVSLSLKKAIDPDLARALIAQLRQSPHTVAGVMTTEPVMIGPKASLSEAARLMSTKGLKRLPVVDQERHLLGILGRLDILTALAAGFLPQAAPHRPVSHPAQPRTVAEVMDPEVPTVSPETPLSEVLALLTSTRAKRAVVVDAERRAIGIISDSDLIARMNPATHPGILERLVSRLHLGALSADARHHLQKARGKTAADLMTSDVVTLTADSPLGTALAVSAEKHIKRFPVVDAAGKLVGIVGRSELLSALVEENGGKQEE; this is encoded by the coding sequence GTGACAATCTACCTCAACAATACCGATCAATGGCATCATCAGGCCCTGTATCTGGCGATCCTGGAGTTGCTGCGCCGTGAGGGGTGTGCAGGGGCGACAGTAATGAAAGGCGTGGCCGGGTTTGGTGGGAGCCGCCATATCAAAGTCGCTGGCTTGGTTGATGTAGTGATGGATGTGCCCCTGATGGTGACCTGGATTGATCGACCGGACCGGGTCGAGCGGGTGCTGCCCCGTCTTGCCGAAATGGTGACCGCCGGGCTCATCACCGTCGCAGACACGCAAATCTACCAATATGCGGCACCGCTGCGAGAAGGACTACCTGACGTCGCCGTCGAAGAGGTTATGACCAGGACAGTCACGACTGTACAGCCGCACGCGCCGCTTGTTGAAGTCGTAGAAAAATTGATTGACAAAGACTATACCGCCCTGCCCGTGGTGGACGAAGCCAATCGGGTCGTCGGGATCATTAGCGACACCGACTTGCTCGAACGCGGCGATATGGCGGTGAGCCTAAGTCTCAAGAAAGCGATCGATCCCGACCTCGCCCGCGCACTTATTGCCCAGCTGCGTCAGAGCCCACACACCGTGGCCGGGGTGATGACGACAGAGCCCGTCATGATCGGGCCCAAGGCTTCTTTGAGCGAAGCGGCCCGCCTGATGAGCACCAAAGGGCTGAAGCGGCTGCCCGTCGTGGACCAGGAGCGTCATCTTCTCGGCATCCTTGGCCGTCTGGATATCTTAACCGCGCTGGCTGCCGGCTTTCTGCCGCAAGCCGCGCCTCACCGTCCGGTCAGCCATCCGGCACAGCCGCGCACGGTGGCTGAGGTGATGGATCCTGAGGTTCCTACTGTCTCACCAGAGACGCCGCTCTCTGAGGTGCTCGCGCTGCTGACCAGTACGCGCGCTAAGCGGGCCGTGGTGGTGGATGCCGAGCGGCGCGCCATCGGTATCATCTCAGACAGTGATCTCATCGCCCGGATGAATCCGGCAACACATCCCGGTATCCTTGAACGACTGGTGAGCAGACTGCACTTGGGTGCCCTCAGTGCCGACGCGCGTCACCATTTGCAGAAAGCACGAGGAAAGACCGCCGCTGACCTGATGACCAGCGATGTCGTGACGCTTACAGCGGATAGTCCGCTTGGGACCGCACTTGCAGTATCCGCAGAAAAACATATCAAGCGGTTTCCGGTGGTTGATGCCGCTGGGAAACTGGTGGGCATTGTTGGCCGGAGCGAGTTACTCAGTGCGCTGGTCGAAGAGAATGGGGGAAAGCAGGAGGAATAA
- the bfr gene encoding bacterioferritin, translating to MIGSPEVIKKLNEMLGGELAALNQYFLHASLCKKWGYLRLHKKIYDESIEEMKHAERLIDRILFLEGTPIVNEPFKITVEKNVREVLASDLTLEREGLPELKSGILLCLEQADTGTRELLEHILVSAEEHIQWLEAQNSLMEQVGYENYCAQQIQPT from the coding sequence ATGATAGGATCACCGGAAGTGATTAAGAAACTTAACGAAATGCTGGGGGGAGAATTGGCTGCACTCAACCAATACTTCTTGCATGCCTCCCTGTGTAAGAAGTGGGGCTATCTCCGCCTCCATAAAAAGATTTACGACGAGTCCATCGAGGAGATGAAGCATGCTGAGCGATTGATCGACCGTATTCTCTTCCTTGAGGGGACACCGATCGTGAACGAGCCGTTCAAAATTACGGTGGAAAAGAACGTACGGGAAGTGCTGGCGAGCGATCTGACTTTGGAACGGGAAGGTCTGCCCGAGTTGAAAAGTGGAATCCTCCTCTGTCTGGAGCAGGCGGATACCGGCACGCGGGAACTACTGGAGCACATCCTCGTGAGTGCTGAAGAACACATCCAATGGTTGGAAGCGCAGAACTCCCTGATGGAACAGGTCGGCTACGAAAACTACTGTGCCCAGCAGATCCAGCCTACCTGA
- a CDS encoding DUF433 domain-containing protein has protein sequence MAKLAERITVDPEQCGGWPCIRGMRIRVVDILDLLANGLTKSRASRC, from the coding sequence ATGGCCAAGCTGGCGGAGCGAATCACGGTTGATCCGGAACAATGCGGGGGCTGGCCCTGCATCCGTGGGATGCGTATTCGTGTAGTCGATATCCTGGACTTGTTGGCAAATGGACTGACCAAGAGCCGGGCATCGAGATGTTGA
- a CDS encoding type II toxin-antitoxin system RelE/ParE family toxin, with the protein MFKVEFTASALEDLNFFKPYEQNSILDAVEQQLPHEPLTPTRHRKELRPTPLATWELQVGKYRVFYDVEREDQVVRVKAIGWKEHNQLFIRGKEFTL; encoded by the coding sequence ATGTTCAAAGTCGAATTTACAGCGAGCGCTCTTGAAGATCTCAATTTCTTTAAGCCGTATGAGCAAAATTCCATTCTCGACGCTGTCGAACAACAATTGCCGCACGAACCTTTGACGCCAACCCGCCATCGGAAAGAATTGCGGCCCACTCCGTTGGCGACATGGGAGTTGCAGGTAGGAAAGTATCGTGTGTTTTATGATGTTGAGCGAGAAGATCAGGTCGTACGCGTCAAAGCCATCGGCTGGAAAGAACACAATCAGTTGTTTATCCGTGGCAAGGAGTTCACGTTATGA
- a CDS encoding toll/interleukin-1 receptor domain-containing protein: MSLRTLYLQANFSIRGRSCLLGRKLFEQFNAISDDCLLGHLVWPHGDDIHLADSLCRDDFIPERLFRQLTPNLIYIEEGLFCTYNNKRTWRIPEATARQFVRDGGVLVVSDVSRTLLREDKQPYLAAYDFFQTSAYYGQDESDDPAYGWDEKSCWKSGSMIICKRDEMSVSDWLRPVYDDIAEILVGAPVKLISSADILASGNGSSTGTLQRDVWVEPHDFCPFASVAQYGHGFAVLVAGGVSSDRWLQRCPENTQWLTTACEFLVVEADMNRKRWTSHLRSSNTLFLSHRSIDKPFVERISNHLKRRGLGVWFDQDKLVPSQSLVREISNGLETMTHFVLFWSRACIGAPWVERELQAATALLIERNIPILIVRLDDAHVPAIVTDLYRIEASGMEPQAVAAVLVDAVYRLERRIKTERS, translated from the coding sequence ATGTCTCTTCGCACTCTATATCTTCAGGCCAATTTTAGTATACGCGGCCGTAGCTGCCTGCTCGGTAGGAAGCTTTTTGAGCAGTTTAACGCCATATCGGACGACTGTCTGCTCGGTCATCTCGTATGGCCCCACGGCGATGACATTCATCTTGCTGACTCCCTATGTCGTGATGATTTCATACCCGAACGCTTATTTCGACAATTAACACCAAATCTCATTTACATCGAGGAAGGTCTCTTCTGTACGTATAACAACAAACGTACTTGGAGAATCCCTGAGGCGACAGCGAGGCAGTTTGTGCGAGACGGTGGGGTACTCGTAGTCTCTGATGTAAGCCGAACATTGCTTCGCGAAGATAAACAACCCTACCTTGCTGCATACGACTTTTTCCAGACTTCCGCGTACTACGGACAAGATGAATCTGATGATCCTGCTTATGGCTGGGATGAGAAGTCGTGTTGGAAATCTGGAAGTATGATTATATGCAAACGTGATGAGATGAGCGTGTCAGATTGGCTAAGACCGGTTTATGATGACATCGCAGAAATTCTCGTGGGTGCTCCAGTCAAACTTATAAGCTCAGCAGATATACTTGCCTCTGGGAATGGCAGTAGTACAGGGACACTACAAAGAGATGTATGGGTAGAGCCACATGACTTCTGTCCATTTGCCTCAGTAGCGCAATATGGCCACGGCTTTGCGGTACTGGTCGCCGGGGGTGTTTCTAGCGACCGTTGGCTTCAGCGGTGTCCAGAGAACACGCAGTGGCTAACGACAGCCTGCGAGTTCTTGGTTGTAGAAGCTGACATGAACCGCAAGAGATGGACATCACATCTGCGCTCCTCCAATACGCTCTTTCTCAGCCATCGATCAATAGACAAACCCTTTGTGGAGCGTATTTCAAATCATCTCAAACGTCGCGGGTTGGGAGTATGGTTTGACCAAGACAAACTTGTTCCCTCACAATCGCTAGTCCGTGAGATTAGCAATGGGCTTGAGACTATGACACACTTTGTCCTGTTCTGGTCCCGTGCCTGTATTGGCGCGCCCTGGGTCGAGCGGGAACTTCAAGCCGCTACTGCGTTACTAATTGAGCGCAACATTCCAATCCTAATAGTCCGTTTGGACGATGCTCATGTTCCCGCAATAGTCACAGATCTTTATAGAATTGAGGCTTCTGGTATGGAGCCACAAGCTGTTGCGGCTGTTCTCGTTGACGCAGTTTATAGATTGGAAAGACGCATCAAGACAGAACGATCTTGA
- a CDS encoding FAD-dependent monooxygenase: MWYPPFVLVRDIIIVGSGPAGASTALHLLKADPSLAGEMLLLDKAVHPREKICAGGLIPHTLDCLKELDIPLSVPHVQVDRALVRVPPNREVFCEDGGMCSIVRRDEFDFSLIQAARERGAEIREGEKVLALVREAQGIRLETEHNTYFARVVVGADGSGSRVRRQLIDEDPTPVGKAIMCDVPVADTIWSGFSQRRYDFNFLPVPQGLKGYLWEFPCLIGGVPHVNVGIYSLGDTRLGNAGLQQLLAQEVAALGLRDRACVSSSALSTQHSALFSPKFRAFPIHGYTPRQRLAAPHVVLVGDAAGAEQLMGEGISFALEYGKFAAAQVRMALHSQRFEFSEYTGALARSWLGKKLTRLHQTARLFYGRAAPVCFTLAARSRRLQSVGLKWYNGVEDWHQRSGWEAVWALLRPQKDEV, from the coding sequence ATGTGGTACCCTCCCTTCGTGCTTGTTCGTGACATCATTATCGTCGGTTCTGGTCCCGCAGGAGCTTCCACCGCCCTCCATCTCCTCAAAGCCGACCCATCTCTCGCTGGGGAAATGCTGCTGCTCGATAAGGCTGTTCACCCGCGCGAGAAGATCTGCGCCGGCGGTCTGATTCCCCATACCTTGGATTGCCTCAAGGAATTAGACATTCCCCTCTCCGTCCCGCATGTCCAGGTGGACCGTGCGTTGGTCCGCGTCCCCCCCAACCGAGAGGTCTTTTGCGAAGATGGCGGGATGTGTTCCATCGTGCGACGCGATGAGTTCGATTTTTCTCTGATCCAGGCCGCCCGTGAGCGTGGCGCGGAGATTCGCGAAGGCGAGAAGGTGCTCGCTCTGGTCCGTGAAGCCCAGGGCATTCGTCTCGAAACGGAACACAATACTTACTTCGCTCGCGTCGTCGTTGGCGCGGATGGTTCGGGGAGTCGCGTGCGGCGGCAGTTGATCGACGAAGACCCCACCCCGGTCGGAAAAGCCATCATGTGCGATGTCCCAGTGGCGGACACCATTTGGTCGGGTTTTTCACAGCGCCGTTACGACTTTAATTTTCTGCCGGTTCCCCAAGGACTCAAAGGCTACCTGTGGGAATTTCCCTGCCTCATCGGCGGCGTACCGCACGTCAACGTGGGTATCTATTCGCTGGGAGACACGCGGCTCGGCAATGCCGGTTTGCAGCAGCTCCTCGCTCAAGAAGTTGCAGCTCTTGGGCTTCGGGATCGCGCCTGTGTTTCCTCCTCAGCACTCAGCACTCAGCACTCAGCACTCTTCAGCCCCAAGTTCCGCGCTTTTCCGATTCATGGATACACGCCAAGACAGCGGCTTGCCGCGCCGCATGTCGTCCTCGTGGGCGATGCGGCAGGAGCCGAGCAGCTCATGGGGGAAGGGATTTCGTTCGCTCTGGAGTATGGAAAGTTCGCGGCGGCACAGGTGCGGATGGCGCTACATTCTCAACGGTTCGAGTTCTCCGAGTATACCGGCGCATTGGCGCGTTCTTGGTTGGGGAAAAAATTGACGCGGTTGCACCAGACGGCTCGGCTCTTTTACGGACGCGCGGCCCCGGTCTGCTTTACCCTGGCGGCGCGCAGCCGCCGACTCCAATCCGTGGGGCTGAAGTGGTACAACGGCGTCGAAGATTGGCATCAACGTAGCGGATGGGAGGCGGTATGGGCGCTGCTTCGTCCGCAGAAAGATGAGGTGTGA
- a CDS encoding LLM class flavin-dependent oxidoreductase, producing MKISMFHLMPYRDLPDDFEQRYHSVWVDPPWNELGDAEKVGQYYNWTLDELIYAAKSGMDGICVNEHHQNAYGFMPNPNLMGSVLARATNGMDVAVVQMGSTLPTTNPPTRVAEEYGMLDCISGGRLVAGMPLGTAMDATLCAGITPIEQRERYYEAHDLILKAWTAPDIFAWNGKYFQLPMVNVWPRPIQKPTPPVWVPGLGSLSTWEFAAQHSHCYCFLSYYGPVVGRGVMDGFWQFIAQRGIEPNPFRAGFLQLVAVAETDALAEKLYEKHIRYFYNKSLHIPAEFFFPPGHQDYRSLENSVRKGLFKSTFEQLEAIPNYKFKDFVDKQLVIAGSPATVRDMLRDAVKNLRVGNLMVLLHIGSMPHDLTLRNIDLFTREVMPHLSDTWDDKWENKWWPERLRAKRQVSLAAL from the coding sequence ATGAAAATATCCATGTTCCACCTCATGCCGTACCGGGATCTGCCGGATGACTTCGAACAGCGGTACCATTCGGTATGGGTCGATCCGCCGTGGAACGAACTCGGGGACGCGGAGAAGGTCGGGCAGTATTACAACTGGACGCTGGACGAGCTGATCTACGCGGCGAAATCGGGCATGGACGGCATCTGCGTGAACGAACATCACCAGAATGCCTACGGCTTCATGCCCAATCCTAACCTCATGGGGTCCGTTCTTGCCCGTGCCACCAATGGCATGGACGTAGCTGTGGTGCAGATGGGCTCGACTCTGCCGACGACGAACCCGCCGACTCGGGTGGCGGAAGAGTACGGCATGCTCGATTGCATCAGCGGCGGTCGCTTGGTCGCCGGTATGCCGCTAGGCACGGCCATGGACGCCACGCTCTGCGCTGGCATCACGCCGATCGAACAGCGCGAACGCTATTACGAGGCGCACGATCTGATCCTGAAAGCGTGGACGGCGCCGGACATCTTTGCCTGGAACGGCAAATACTTTCAGTTGCCGATGGTCAATGTCTGGCCGCGCCCGATTCAGAAGCCGACTCCTCCAGTGTGGGTGCCCGGGCTCGGCAGCCTCAGTACCTGGGAGTTCGCGGCGCAGCATAGCCACTGTTATTGCTTTTTGAGCTACTACGGTCCGGTCGTCGGCAGAGGCGTCATGGATGGCTTCTGGCAGTTTATCGCCCAGCGCGGTATCGAGCCGAATCCCTTCCGCGCCGGATTCCTCCAATTAGTAGCAGTTGCGGAAACCGATGCCCTGGCAGAAAAACTCTACGAGAAACACATCCGCTACTTCTACAACAAGTCTCTGCATATCCCCGCCGAATTCTTTTTCCCGCCTGGACATCAGGATTACCGCAGCCTGGAAAACAGCGTGCGCAAAGGCTTGTTCAAGAGCACGTTCGAGCAACTCGAAGCCATTCCCAACTACAAGTTCAAGGACTTTGTCGATAAACAACTCGTCATCGCCGGGAGCCCGGCCACCGTGCGCGACATGCTCCGTGACGCAGTGAAAAACTTACGTGTCGGCAATCTGATGGTGCTGCTGCACATCGGTTCGATGCCGCACGACCTGACACTCAGGAACATCGATCTGTTCACCCGCGAAGTCATGCCTCACCTCAGTGATACCTGGGACGACAAGTGGGAGAACAAATGGTGGCCAGAGCGTTTGCGGGCGAAACGCCAGGTCTCGCTGGCCGCCCTGTAA
- a CDS encoding alpha/beta hydrolase, translating to MAVVQERMVSVWDNKIKPKIQVAGSGPPVVFLHGAYGLTWDPFLDELAQSFTVYAPEHPGTTWGDPDGIKPLDNLWDLVLYYDELFDQLGLQNPAVIGHSFGGMVAAEIAASYTHRVGKLVLLCPIGLWRDDAPVKNWMILPMEEVVKAAFHDPNGPLARQMLTLPEEETAQQDAQIRLTWSLACTGKFIWPIPDKGLKKRIHRITSPTLLVWGTSDKLAPPVYAQEFANRIAGARVAMIDQAAHVPQLEQLGQVSALVRDFLES from the coding sequence ATGGCTGTAGTACAAGAACGCATGGTCAGCGTGTGGGACAACAAGATCAAACCGAAAATCCAAGTCGCCGGTAGCGGCCCTCCGGTCGTCTTTCTACATGGGGCTTACGGACTGACATGGGACCCGTTCCTCGACGAACTCGCGCAGAGTTTCACGGTGTACGCCCCGGAACATCCCGGCACCACTTGGGGCGACCCGGACGGGATCAAGCCGCTAGATAATCTGTGGGATTTGGTGCTGTATTACGACGAGCTGTTCGATCAGCTCGGGTTGCAAAACCCGGCGGTCATCGGCCACTCGTTCGGCGGCATGGTGGCGGCGGAGATCGCGGCATCCTACACCCACCGGGTCGGCAAGCTGGTCTTACTCTGTCCCATCGGTCTGTGGCGTGACGATGCCCCGGTGAAAAACTGGATGATTCTCCCCATGGAAGAGGTGGTGAAGGCCGCGTTCCACGATCCCAACGGCCCTCTCGCTAGACAAATGCTCACCCTGCCGGAGGAAGAAACCGCGCAGCAAGATGCCCAGATTCGTCTGACGTGGTCCTTGGCCTGCACGGGGAAATTCATCTGGCCGATCCCAGACAAGGGCTTGAAGAAACGCATTCATCGCATCACATCTCCCACGCTCCTGGTGTGGGGGACAAGCGATAAACTGGCGCCGCCGGTGTATGCGCAGGAGTTCGCCAATCGCATTGCCGGGGCGCGCGTCGCCATGATCGACCAAGCCGCACACGTGCCACAGCTCGAACAGCTCGGGCAGGTTTCGGCCTTGGTGCGGGATTTCCTCGAGTCCTAA
- a CDS encoding cobalamin-binding protein, with amino-acid sequence MQFLDDLQRPVTLPARPRRIICLVPSITETLFALGVGDRVVGVTAYCTHPPERVALLPKLGGTKDPNREAILRLEPDLLILNDEENRQEDFTWFVEQGLPVYVTSPRTVAAGITMIEKLGSVLSCQSHSEPMVQTMRAACAHVAAELATQPRLRVFCPIWRKPWMTFNHDTYSDDMLWTTGGENVLRDKAERYFSATLEEVEALSPQVVLLPSEPYPFETKHFVHLKPLANTPAGRGGHFYCIDGMALCWYGPRILEGLEQLSKLFAYVRATIDD; translated from the coding sequence ATGCAATTCCTCGACGATCTCCAACGTCCAGTGACCCTCCCCGCTCGGCCTCGGCGCATTATTTGTCTCGTCCCCAGCATCACCGAAACGCTCTTTGCCCTCGGCGTCGGAGATCGGGTCGTTGGGGTGACTGCCTACTGCACGCATCCGCCCGAGCGTGTGGCGTTGCTGCCCAAGCTCGGAGGCACGAAAGACCCCAACCGCGAGGCGATTCTCCGGCTGGAGCCGGATCTTTTGATCCTCAACGATGAGGAAAACCGTCAGGAGGATTTCACCTGGTTCGTGGAGCAAGGGCTGCCGGTCTATGTGACTTCGCCGCGTACCGTGGCCGCAGGCATCACGATGATCGAAAAGCTCGGCAGCGTCCTGAGCTGCCAGTCCCACAGCGAGCCGATGGTGCAGACCATGCGCGCGGCTTGTGCTCACGTGGCCGCCGAGCTTGCCACGCAGCCGCGCCTTCGGGTGTTCTGCCCCATCTGGCGCAAACCGTGGATGACCTTTAATCACGACACCTACAGCGATGACATGTTGTGGACAACCGGCGGCGAGAACGTGCTGCGTGACAAAGCCGAGCGCTATTTTTCGGCCACCCTCGAAGAAGTCGAAGCGCTTTCCCCGCAGGTTGTGCTGCTGCCCAGCGAGCCCTATCCCTTCGAGACCAAGCACTTCGTTCACTTGAAACCACTCGCCAACACTCCGGCGGGTCGTGGCGGTCATTTTTATTGTATCGACGGCATGGCGTTGTGTTGGTACGGGCCACGCATTCTTGAGGGGCTTGAGCAACTCTCCAAGCTGTTCGCTTACGTCCGAGCAACAATCGATGATTAA
- the dnaB gene encoding replicative DNA helicase: MLEDALKRVPPQSLDAEESVLGGVLLDSHALDRVVELMREEDFYRESHRKIFRAMIALSERGEPIDLITLTDVLRSKGELQAVGGATYLAEMQEKIPSAANIAHYAKIVREKALLRGLINVCQEIAGRCYSGPDEIDQFLDEAERLIYDVSEKRARPAFLKIGDMIMDTIKLVERLYEKKELVTGVATGFLDLDSKTAGLQPSDLVIVAARPSMGKTAFVLNVAQYAALHGNVPVAIFSLEMSKEQLVMRMLCSEARVDNAKVRTGYLGERDFPRLAMAAGRLSDAPIYIDDTPGQNVLEMRAKARRLKREANIGLLIIDYLQLMRGFAQENRTQELSEISRSLKSLAKELNIPVIALSQLNRQVELRADKRPIMSDIRESGSIEQDADVIMFIYRDEVYKQDSQDEGIAEIIIGKQRNGPTGTVRLTFRREYTRFENFIDNNSSPQEIPEEG; the protein is encoded by the coding sequence ATTCTCGAAGACGCACTCAAACGGGTTCCCCCGCAAAGTCTCGATGCCGAAGAGTCGGTGCTCGGCGGCGTGCTCTTGGACTCTCACGCGCTCGACCGCGTGGTGGAACTCATGCGCGAGGAAGATTTTTATCGCGAGTCGCACCGGAAAATCTTCCGGGCCATGATCGCCCTGAGCGAACGCGGCGAGCCTATCGACCTCATTACGCTCACCGACGTGCTGCGCAGCAAAGGAGAACTCCAAGCGGTCGGCGGAGCCACCTATCTTGCCGAAATGCAAGAAAAAATCCCCAGCGCCGCCAACATCGCCCACTACGCCAAGATCGTGCGGGAAAAAGCGCTCCTGCGTGGGCTCATCAACGTCTGCCAGGAGATCGCCGGTCGCTGCTACAGCGGGCCGGACGAGATCGACCAGTTCCTCGACGAGGCGGAGCGCCTGATTTACGACGTTTCGGAAAAGCGTGCCCGTCCGGCGTTCTTGAAGATCGGCGACATGATCATGGACACCATTAAGCTGGTGGAGCGGCTCTATGAAAAAAAGGAGCTGGTCACTGGCGTCGCCACCGGCTTTCTCGATCTCGATTCCAAAACCGCCGGCTTGCAACCCTCCGATCTCGTCATCGTAGCCGCAAGACCTAGCATGGGCAAAACCGCTTTCGTTTTGAATGTCGCTCAATATGCCGCGCTACATGGCAACGTCCCCGTCGCCATCTTCTCTCTGGAAATGTCCAAAGAGCAGCTCGTCATGCGTATGCTCTGTTCCGAGGCGCGGGTTGACAACGCAAAGGTGCGTACCGGCTATCTCGGTGAGCGCGACTTTCCGCGGCTAGCGATGGCGGCGGGTCGGCTCTCCGACGCACCCATCTACATCGATGACACGCCCGGACAGAACGTGCTAGAGATGCGCGCCAAAGCCCGTCGCCTCAAACGCGAAGCCAATATCGGTCTCTTGATCATCGATTATCTCCAGCTCATGCGCGGCTTCGCCCAGGAAAACCGCACGCAAGAATTGTCCGAAATCTCGCGCAGCCTCAAGTCGCTCGCCAAGGAACTCAACATCCCGGTGATTGCGCTTTCACAGCTTAACCGTCAGGTAGAACTGCGCGCCGACAAACGGCCGATCATGTCGGACATTCGCGAGAGTGGAAGCATAGAACAGGATGCAGATGTCATCATGTTTATCTACCGCGATGAGGTGTATAAGCAAGATTCGCAAGACGAAGGCATCGCCGAGATCATCATTGGCAAGCAACGCAACGGCCCCACCGGGACCGTGCGCCTGACCTTCCGCCGCGAGTACACCCGCTTCGAGAACTTCATCGACAACAATTCTTCCCCGCAAGAAATACCCGAGGAAGGCTAG
- a CDS encoding fumarylacetoacetate hydrolase family protein, which yields MNLQETIDLLWQSTQKWESPAAALQKTLTFPDAYRAQLGILARWQAAGEKLGGWKIGASAEGARKALGLEAPISGYLLASRHFSSGHAFTHAALRRPIIESELCFTIGKRLAGPNVTRAQVLDAVAAVAPAFEVVDMRLDMRADMPLGIANDVAQWGYVTGAALSPYPSTLELGQVAVEMKRNGETVEHVIGKDAIDNQLDSIAWLANHLANYGMALEEGQRIMSGSFTKPTPIAQGDRWESVFSGVGAVTATFV from the coding sequence ATGAATCTACAAGAAACCATCGATCTGCTGTGGCAATCGACGCAAAAATGGGAGTCGCCAGCGGCGGCATTACAGAAGACCTTAACGTTTCCCGACGCCTATCGTGCGCAGCTTGGTATCCTCGCGCGCTGGCAAGCCGCGGGCGAGAAGCTTGGTGGCTGGAAGATCGGCGCATCGGCTGAAGGCGCGCGCAAAGCGCTCGGGCTTGAGGCACCGATCAGCGGCTATTTGCTCGCCAGCCGCCACTTCTCCAGCGGTCATGCCTTCACTCATGCCGCATTGCGTCGTCCCATCATCGAGTCCGAGCTGTGCTTTACCATCGGCAAGCGGCTCGCTGGTCCCAATGTGACCCGAGCGCAAGTGCTCGATGCCGTGGCCGCAGTCGCGCCCGCGTTCGAGGTCGTCGATATGCGCCTCGATATGCGCGCGGACATGCCATTGGGCATTGCCAACGACGTCGCGCAGTGGGGGTACGTCACCGGAGCGGCGTTGTCTCCGTATCCTTCGACATTAGAGCTGGGACAGGTCGCCGTAGAGATGAAACGCAACGGAGAAACCGTCGAACATGTCATTGGCAAAGACGCCATCGACAACCAGCTCGACTCCATCGCTTGGCTCGCCAATCACCTAGCGAACTACGGCATGGCGCTGGAAGAAGGGCAGCGCATCATGAGCGGGTCGTTCACCAAGCCTACGCCCATCGCTCAAGGCGACCGCTGGGAGTCGGTGTTTTCAGGTGTCGGAGCAGTGACGGCAACGTTCGTCTGA
- a CDS encoding helix-turn-helix transcriptional regulator, translated as MRFQGKLYKDGKFWLVEVPIFAAMTQGRTRKDALEMIADWFVTMIDRPGFSITVHEGQNGNFEISASDTKAMICFLLQRQRLLNGLSLAAAAERLGVKSRNAYARYEQGSSMPTVEKLDKLLQAVSGGRDFVLSSSSVGNAAQEKWGSAG; from the coding sequence ATGCGCTTTCAAGGCAAACTCTATAAGGACGGCAAGTTTTGGCTAGTCGAAGTTCCCATTTTCGCGGCGATGACCCAGGGGCGCACTCGCAAGGACGCCTTGGAAATGATTGCCGATTGGTTTGTGACGATGATCGACCGCCCAGGATTCTCCATCACAGTCCATGAAGGGCAGAACGGCAACTTCGAGATCAGTGCCTCAGACACTAAGGCGATGATATGTTTTCTTTTACAACGCCAGCGTCTGTTGAACGGGCTCTCGCTGGCGGCGGCGGCGGAACGGTTAGGGGTGAAGTCGCGCAACGCCTACGCGCGATATGAGCAGGGGAGCTCAATGCCGACGGTAGAGAAACTCGATAAACTTCTGCAAGCAGTATCTGGAGGGCGAGACTTCGTCTTGTCGTCCAGTTCGGTAGGGAACGCCGCGCAGGAGAAGTGGGGAAGCGCAGGCTAA